One window of the Methanorbis furvi genome contains the following:
- a CDS encoding META domain-containing protein, whose product MKRTGLMLLALILVGGLVFAAGCITAPASQPQSPEGKWILTDFGSNATPDHPMGVIDLQIAGTNVSGNSGVNQYFGTAVIDAANGKISFGPFGSTRMAGPENMMAQEQAYLAALANVTGYKITDGNLILTDAAGATILTFAVMPAVTLDGTSWTLAEDKNVTLEFTDGIFNGHAPVNLYSGAWYVTGTNGIEFGNVISTLMAGPTDAMNAESAYFKALANVTGYKITDDCLLLTDASGNTIMTFKENIVEIGITITGSWTLADDKNVTIDFDTFGEVSGKAPVNSYFGNVTITGTTISFGPIGSTKMAGPESAMNAESAYFAALANATGYKYGSSTLELTDADGNTLLTFVRTVNDGPISAKALPGMEKHGLVNEWFLTDDNAVTLTFSSDGFFGGHAPVNSYSGSYTETPDSLILSDVITTLMAGPEDAMIAESAYYAALGKVADYRVVDGRLYLNDAAGNTLLTFV is encoded by the coding sequence ATGAAACGCACAGGACTTATGTTACTCGCCCTCATCCTCGTAGGCGGACTCGTCTTTGCAGCAGGCTGCATAACAGCCCCTGCATCCCAGCCCCAGTCCCCTGAGGGCAAATGGATCCTCACCGATTTCGGATCCAACGCGACCCCAGACCACCCGATGGGTGTCATCGACCTTCAGATAGCTGGCACCAACGTCTCCGGCAACAGCGGTGTCAACCAGTACTTCGGCACTGCCGTTATCGATGCAGCCAACGGAAAGATCAGCTTCGGTCCGTTCGGTTCCACCAGAATGGCAGGACCGGAAAACATGATGGCACAGGAACAGGCATACCTTGCAGCACTTGCCAACGTCACCGGCTACAAAATTACTGACGGTAACCTCATCCTGACAGACGCCGCCGGCGCAACAATCCTCACCTTCGCAGTAATGCCTGCCGTGACACTTGACGGAACCTCCTGGACTCTTGCTGAAGATAAAAACGTCACCCTTGAGTTCACCGACGGCATATTCAACGGTCATGCTCCGGTTAACCTCTACTCAGGCGCATGGTATGTCACCGGAACAAACGGCATCGAGTTCGGCAACGTCATTTCCACCCTCATGGCAGGACCGACGGATGCAATGAACGCAGAGTCTGCGTACTTCAAAGCGCTTGCCAACGTCACCGGCTACAAAATCACTGACGACTGTCTTCTTCTGACGGACGCCTCAGGAAACACCATCATGACCTTCAAGGAAAACATTGTTGAGATTGGTATCACCATCACCGGCAGCTGGACCCTTGCTGACGACAAAAACGTAACCATTGATTTCGACACATTTGGTGAAGTCAGCGGTAAGGCTCCGGTTAACTCCTACTTCGGCAACGTAACCATCACCGGCACCACCATCAGCTTCGGCCCGATCGGTTCCACCAAGATGGCAGGACCCGAATCTGCGATGAATGCAGAGTCTGCATACTTCGCAGCGCTCGCCAACGCCACCGGCTACAAGTACGGTTCATCCACTCTTGAGCTGACGGACGCCGACGGCAACACCCTTCTGACCTTTGTCAGAACGGTCAACGATGGCCCCATCTCTGCAAAAGCCCTGCCCGGCATGGAGAAGCATGGTCTTGTTAATGAGTGGTTCCTCACTGACGACAACGCTGTGACTCTCACCTTCAGTTCAGACGGCTTCTTCGGCGGTCACGCTCCGGTCAACTCCTACTCCGGTAGCTACACCGAGACCCCTGACAGCCTTATCCTCAGCGATGTTATCACCACCCTTATGGCAGGGCCGGAAGATGCAATGATTGCCGAGTCCGCATACTACGCAGCCCTCGGCAAAGTTGCCGACTACAGAGTCGTTGACGGCAGACTCTATCTGAACGATGCGGCAGGAAATACTCTGCTGACGTTTGTGTGA
- a CDS encoding DUF1129 family protein produces the protein MSKLSELRKENNALEKELTKENSSLVTRMYFYLTASALTDLEVETIRKDLTGMALEAQERNDSFAEVIGEDYTQFCNELITNGKKKTPLTKVLDVVELLLYTGIALLAATILLNGTLPGTAMIVTPAFFASILFGIVCGTAVMWFLSRVVWGLPGEHVWRNRILGYGGVMVVLAGFLLLYSFLPTTELFAINPYVVLVIMVVILIGVILIRRRQN, from the coding sequence ATGTCAAAATTATCAGAACTCAGAAAAGAGAACAATGCACTGGAAAAAGAACTGACAAAAGAGAACAGCAGTCTGGTCACACGGATGTATTTCTACCTGACCGCGTCTGCCTTAACAGACCTTGAGGTGGAGACCATCCGAAAGGATCTGACCGGCATGGCACTTGAGGCGCAGGAGCGAAATGATTCGTTTGCAGAGGTAATCGGCGAGGATTACACCCAGTTCTGCAATGAACTGATCACAAACGGTAAAAAAAAGACCCCGCTGACCAAGGTTCTGGATGTTGTCGAACTTCTGCTCTACACCGGAATCGCGCTGTTGGCCGCAACAATTCTTCTCAACGGCACGCTGCCCGGAACGGCGATGATAGTAACTCCGGCGTTCTTTGCATCAATTCTCTTTGGTATTGTCTGCGGAACTGCGGTTATGTGGTTTCTTTCCCGTGTTGTCTGGGGACTGCCGGGAGAGCATGTATGGAGAAACCGGATTCTCGGCTACGGCGGGGTGATGGTTGTGCTCGCAGGGTTTCTTCTGCTCTACAGCTTCCTGCCGACAACAGAACTGTTCGCAATCAATCCATATGTTGTTCTGGTGATCATGGTCGTGATTCTGATCGGTGTTATTCTGATCCGAAGACGGCAGAACTGA
- a CDS encoding PadR family transcriptional regulator has product MFDKTQLMKGTLEGCILKIIGQETTYGYEIMEKLIHYGFTDVREGTIYPLLVRLEKKNLIESEYRTSPLGPSRKYYHLTKTGSETAAEFVLAWQEISHAVDRILTEEK; this is encoded by the coding sequence ATGTTTGACAAAACACAGCTGATGAAAGGAACGCTCGAAGGATGCATTCTGAAGATCATCGGTCAGGAAACCACATACGGCTACGAAATAATGGAGAAACTGATCCATTACGGATTTACTGACGTCAGGGAGGGAACAATTTACCCTCTTCTGGTGCGGCTTGAGAAGAAAAATCTCATCGAGTCCGAGTACCGGACGTCACCGCTTGGCCCGAGCAGAAAATACTATCATCTCACCAAAACCGGCAGTGAAACTGCGGCAGAGTTTGTCCTTGCCTGGCAGGAGATTTCGCATGCAGTTGACCGCATACTTACCGAGGAAAAATAA